A stretch of Planctomicrobium piriforme DNA encodes these proteins:
- a CDS encoding class I SAM-dependent methyltransferase, which yields MTTPVPDPLFPFPSQSMPHEFLDQFRQAVETGALASLVLARPRRDRKLEPRKQTVRPVVIRNEPRLQWEQQFERQQTHLNLTLDESLARAESLLGPVYQDAVLFTATADITARVTPEGVRIQRKPPSQLPQAAPAHDRRKEHLIPEGVPCLFLVELDVMTQDGKVKQSRQKKFRQINRYLEIVNDIVPELPAEGEIRVVDFGCGLSYLTFALHHLLHVIHGRDVALLGIDQNEHVIQRCRQIAAKLKLTGLEFRSGKISAAESVGRVDLAVSLHACDTATDHALAFAVNSQAAVVLAAPCCQHELSTKIDSPAMEGILRHGVLKERVSAMATDALRAAALEVAGYRTQVIEFIDLEHTPKNLLIRAVRRQKPSPEAAARYAGLKAFLGVETLACDAIVQGR from the coding sequence ATGACAACCCCTGTCCCCGATCCCCTGTTCCCTTTCCCCTCACAATCAATGCCCCACGAGTTTCTGGATCAGTTTCGACAGGCCGTGGAAACCGGTGCGTTGGCGTCGCTGGTGTTGGCGCGGCCGCGGCGGGATCGCAAGTTGGAGCCGCGCAAGCAGACGGTGCGGCCGGTCGTCATTCGCAATGAGCCGCGGCTGCAATGGGAGCAGCAGTTCGAACGTCAGCAGACGCACCTCAATCTTACTCTCGACGAAAGTCTCGCTCGGGCGGAGTCGCTGCTTGGCCCGGTGTATCAGGATGCCGTTCTGTTCACCGCGACTGCTGATATCACGGCCCGGGTGACACCCGAAGGCGTACGCATCCAGCGAAAGCCCCCGAGCCAGTTGCCGCAGGCGGCACCTGCGCATGATCGCCGCAAGGAGCATTTGATACCTGAAGGGGTTCCCTGCCTGTTCCTGGTGGAACTGGACGTGATGACGCAGGACGGCAAGGTGAAGCAGTCACGGCAGAAGAAATTCCGGCAGATCAATCGGTACCTGGAAATCGTCAACGACATTGTGCCTGAGCTGCCTGCGGAGGGGGAGATTCGGGTCGTCGACTTCGGTTGCGGGTTGAGTTATCTCACGTTTGCGCTGCATCACCTGTTGCATGTCATTCATGGCCGCGATGTCGCGCTGCTGGGGATCGATCAGAACGAACATGTGATTCAGCGCTGCCGGCAGATCGCCGCGAAGCTGAAACTGACTGGTTTGGAGTTTCGGTCGGGGAAGATCAGTGCGGCGGAGTCGGTTGGTCGGGTCGACCTGGCGGTGTCGCTGCACGCCTGTGACACCGCGACCGATCACGCGTTGGCATTCGCAGTGAACTCACAGGCGGCGGTGGTGTTGGCGGCGCCCTGCTGTCAGCACGAACTCTCGACGAAGATCGACTCGCCTGCCATGGAAGGAATTCTGCGGCATGGGGTATTGAAAGAACGGGTCTCCGCAATGGCGACCGACGCCCTGCGAGCCGCCGCGCTTGAAGTCGCCGGGTACCGCACGCAGGTGATTGAGTTCATCGACCTTGAACACACGCCGAAGAATCTTCTCATCCGGGCCGTGCGACGCCAGAAGCCGTCGCCGGAAGCCGCGGCGCGCTATGCGGGGCTGAAAGCGTTTCTGGGAGTTGAGACGCTGGCGTGTGATGCGATTGTTCAAGGACGTTGA
- a CDS encoding FHA domain-containing protein, whose protein sequence is MLGELIPQGGGDPIPLLQPKLVIGRRSSCDIVLIFPNISSQHCELELVNGYWQVRDLGSRNGVKVNGERVDSRFLYPGDDVAIAKNHYKIQYEPVGDAPPPPEEDPFAMGLLEKAGLERRMEEKRKTKLPPMAKNAPKQREFDSDEDAAMDWLMGD, encoded by the coding sequence ATGCTTGGCGAGCTGATCCCCCAAGGCGGCGGCGACCCGATTCCTCTTCTGCAGCCCAAGCTGGTCATTGGCCGCAGAAGCAGTTGCGATATCGTGTTGATTTTTCCAAACATCTCCTCACAGCATTGCGAACTCGAACTGGTCAACGGATATTGGCAGGTTCGTGATCTCGGCAGTCGCAACGGCGTGAAGGTGAACGGCGAACGGGTCGATTCCCGTTTCCTCTATCCCGGCGACGACGTCGCGATTGCCAAGAACCATTACAAGATTCAGTACGAACCGGTCGGCGACGCGCCTCCTCCTCCTGAGGAAGACCCGTTCGCCATGGGGTTGCTGGAAAAGGCGGGTCTCGAGCGACGCATGGAAGAGAAGCGAAAAACGAAACTGCCGCCGATGGCAAAGAATGCTCCGAAGCAGCGCGAGTTCGATTCGGACGAAGACGCCGCGATGGACTGGCTGATGGGCGACTGA
- a CDS encoding DTW domain-containing protein, translating to MTDLPPSPLPPTIIVVHPREKRSKCSVEPLRGRPEFLFWKFPNRGPQPLTSYVRLGLGGPLLSPADSPHGLLLLDGTWRLAAKMEQSYSQLPVRSLLPWQTAYPRVSKYDTDPAAGLATIEALYAALTQMGRPTDGLLDDYRWGKEFVEKNAGLVERCLNGIL from the coding sequence ATGACCGACCTTCCCCCCTCACCGCTGCCTCCGACCATCATCGTGGTCCACCCGCGTGAGAAGCGGTCGAAGTGCTCGGTGGAACCGCTCCGCGGGCGGCCTGAGTTTCTCTTCTGGAAATTCCCCAACCGCGGCCCGCAACCGCTGACGAGCTATGTGCGACTTGGCCTCGGCGGCCCGTTGCTCTCGCCGGCCGACAGCCCTCACGGGTTGCTGCTGCTCGACGGCACCTGGCGACTGGCGGCGAAGATGGAACAGTCGTACTCGCAACTCCCCGTCCGCAGCCTGCTCCCCTGGCAGACCGCCTATCCCCGCGTCTCAAAATACGACACCGACCCCGCGGCCGGCCTGGCGACAATCGAAGCCCTGTACGCCGCCCTCACCCAAATGGGCCGCCCGACTGACGGGTTACTGGACGACTACCGCTGGGGGAAGGAGTTTGTGGAGAAGAATGCGGGGTTGGTGGAGCGGTGCTTGAACGGCATTCTGTAG
- the cas1 gene encoding type II CRISPR-associated endonuclease Cas1, translating to MRNRILEIAEHPARLRVERHQLIIDTGGALAKVPIEDLAVLVVSHPQVSYTQAVLNELIAAGGAFLTCDDRRMPSGLLLPMDGNVIQTERFQKQIALSQPRRKQLWRQLIRGKVRMQATLLQERLGTDHGLGLLVPVIRSGDPSNVEAQAARRYWGALFGSDFRRDRDAADHNRMLNYGYAVLRAATSRAVVAAGLHPTIGLHHHNKYNSFCLADDLMEPYRPIVDQGVAKLMDGLEAVPEMTQMVRADLLGALTEPVKVQGEARSLFDALSRTAASLVQCIAGESRELVLPEGFTDAES from the coding sequence ATGCGGAATCGTATTCTCGAAATCGCCGAGCACCCCGCACGACTTCGAGTCGAGCGGCACCAGCTCATCATCGATACCGGCGGTGCGCTCGCCAAAGTTCCGATTGAAGACCTGGCCGTGCTCGTCGTTTCGCACCCGCAGGTTTCTTACACCCAGGCCGTGCTGAACGAACTGATTGCGGCCGGAGGGGCCTTTCTCACCTGTGACGACCGCCGCATGCCTTCCGGGCTTCTGCTGCCGATGGATGGCAATGTCATCCAGACCGAACGCTTTCAAAAGCAGATTGCCCTGTCTCAGCCGCGCCGCAAACAACTCTGGCGGCAGCTCATTCGCGGCAAGGTCCGCATGCAGGCAACGCTGCTGCAGGAACGCCTTGGCACCGATCACGGCCTGGGCCTGCTGGTGCCGGTCATTCGGTCAGGCGATCCGAGCAACGTCGAAGCGCAGGCAGCGCGGCGTTATTGGGGCGCCCTGTTCGGCAGCGACTTTCGCCGAGACAGAGATGCCGCCGATCACAACCGCATGCTGAACTATGGTTATGCCGTATTGAGAGCCGCCACCTCGCGGGCAGTCGTCGCGGCTGGCCTGCATCCCACGATCGGGCTACATCATCACAACAAATACAACAGCTTTTGCCTGGCCGACGACCTGATGGAGCCCTACCGTCCGATTGTCGACCAGGGAGTCGCCAAATTGATGGACGGCCTGGAAGCGGTGCCGGAAATGACCCAAATGGTTCGCGCCGACCTGCTGGGGGCGCTGACTGAACCAGTCAAAGTGCAGGGAGAAGCCCGCTCGCTGTTTGACGCCCTGTCGCGAACAGCAGCCTCGCTGGTGCAGTGTATCGCCGGCGAATCGCGCGAACTCGTTCTGCCGGAGGGCTTCACCGATGCCGAGAGCTGA
- the rsgA gene encoding ribosome small subunit-dependent GTPase A, with product MQAAAKKKSRKIRVAFHKNRNKRKRFSDLTRQSEAELEATNDLSTTERLSGKGDLTRYRTIVSSDEGDDGAAIRDIDQAATLPGRVLTAVGSNQCRVEAADGQMYLCSVRRLVRTMSREGRNAVVAGDRVRFTPQADATGVIELVEPRFGTLSRVSRYKAHIIVSNIDQAVIVASVADPHLKLGLIDRFLCSAEKGGIRGVVCINKIDLGSRRLLQPVVGQYARLGYPVVLTDALSGEGIPELRRLLRGRETVFTGQSGVGKSSLLNAVQPGLWRRTGEVSSDTNKGRHTTRVTELLRLDAGGWVVDTPGIRTLQLWDIVKEELEGLFIEFRPFVHACRFPDCTHTHEQNCGIKHGVAHGLISPLRYDSYLRIFNGDET from the coding sequence ATGCAGGCCGCCGCAAAAAAGAAGTCCCGAAAAATCCGCGTCGCGTTTCACAAGAACCGCAACAAGCGCAAGCGTTTCTCCGATCTCACCCGCCAGTCTGAAGCGGAGCTCGAAGCGACAAACGATCTCTCGACGACCGAGCGCCTGTCCGGAAAAGGGGATCTCACCCGATACCGGACGATTGTCTCTTCTGACGAGGGAGACGACGGCGCGGCCATTCGGGACATCGATCAGGCCGCCACTCTTCCAGGCCGCGTGCTCACGGCAGTTGGCTCGAATCAGTGTCGCGTCGAAGCGGCAGACGGCCAGATGTATCTCTGTTCCGTCCGGCGGCTCGTCCGCACCATGTCGCGGGAAGGCCGCAATGCCGTCGTCGCCGGTGACCGCGTGCGGTTCACGCCTCAGGCGGATGCCACTGGAGTGATCGAACTCGTCGAGCCCCGGTTTGGAACACTGAGTCGCGTGAGTCGGTACAAGGCTCATATCATTGTGTCGAATATCGACCAGGCGGTGATCGTGGCGTCGGTTGCCGATCCGCATCTCAAGCTGGGACTGATCGACCGCTTTCTCTGCAGCGCGGAAAAAGGCGGAATTCGCGGGGTCGTGTGCATCAACAAGATCGACCTGGGCTCGCGACGATTGCTGCAGCCGGTGGTCGGTCAGTATGCGAGATTGGGTTACCCCGTGGTGCTGACCGATGCCCTTTCCGGCGAGGGGATTCCAGAACTGCGTCGCCTGTTGCGGGGTCGTGAAACGGTCTTCACCGGTCAAAGTGGCGTCGGCAAGTCGTCGCTGTTGAATGCCGTGCAGCCGGGATTGTGGCGTCGGACCGGCGAAGTCAGCAGCGACACGAACAAAGGCCGACACACCACTCGTGTGACCGAACTCCTGCGATTGGACGCCGGCGGCTGGGTTGTCGATACGCCGGGCATCCGCACGCTCCAGCTCTGGGACATCGTGAAGGAAGAACTCGAAGGTCTGTTCATCGAGTTTCGTCCTTTCGTCCACGCCTGCCGCTTCCCCGACTGTACCCATACTCACGAGCAGAACTGCGGCATCAAACACGGGGTCGCCCATGGATTGATTTCCCCCCTGCGGTACGACAGCTACCTGCGGATCTTCAACGGCGATGAGACGTAG
- the cas2 gene encoding CRISPR-associated endonuclease Cas2 — MPRAEHYLSEYKSMWLFTMFDLPVDTKRARRDYSRFRNLLLDNGFTQMQYSVYARFCGSEEIAETYKRAIETKLPPDGYVRLLAVTDRQFGKMQSFHGKRRAGNESAPSQLLLF; from the coding sequence ATGCCGAGAGCTGAACACTATCTTTCGGAATACAAGAGCATGTGGCTATTCACCATGTTCGACCTTCCGGTCGACACGAAACGTGCCCGTCGCGACTACTCGCGATTTCGCAACCTGTTGCTTGATAACGGTTTCACCCAGATGCAATACTCCGTCTACGCGCGTTTTTGCGGGAGCGAAGAGATTGCTGAAACGTACAAACGGGCGATCGAAACCAAGCTGCCGCCGGACGGCTACGTCCGACTGCTCGCGGTGACTGACCGGCAGTTTGGGAAAATGCAGAGTTTTCACGGAAAAAGGCGAGCTGGAAATGAATCCGCCCCGAGTCAACTTCTCCTTTTTTGA
- the cas9 gene encoding type II CRISPR RNA-guided endonuclease Cas9 (Cas9, originally named Csn1, is the large, multifunctional signature protein of type II CRISPR/Cas systems. It is well known even to general audiences because its RNA-guided endonuclease activity has made it a popular tool for custom editing of eukaryotic genomes.) codes for MVNAIPYRLGLDLGASSLGWAVIQLDQPGGQPNGILAAGVRIFEAGVEGDIEQGKDASRAVVRREARQPRRQQWRRQRRKQKLFILLQQLGLLPPSETNDSAARKSLLDQLDAQLTEKYVPAGDHDKRQKLPYQLRDMASTGPVEAFELGRALYHLAQRRGYLSNRKGQSKDEDAGQVLSAISTMDEKLQQSKLKLGAYFNRKVNPHEERIRRRWLGRKQYRDEFAAIRTAQAGAHSQLTKDVWDKIDDAIFFQRPLKSQSHLIGRCELEFDKRKKGLKRSPLALPISQEFRILQKVNDLRVKTPTRNNEPLNEKERQTLFAVLNEAGEISWSKVKTLLKLPKAAKFSLEEWDDKLIGNRTNSKMTPVFGPRWLEMPLEERTAIAQEVLHYRKPEALQKRAMKAWGLDEAAAYQLAFKTHLEPDYASHSRKAMEKLIEGEPGVEGLKAGASYSTVRKALYPERFTPGKMLAALPPVNQWKADIRNPAVIRALTELRKVVNALMKKYGKPEHIHIELARDIRNSRQKRKDIFKQNQENQKRRLKAVEGIVKEGGLSNPKRRDIEKWLLAEECNRECPYCGKTINMRKLMGDDAEFNVEHIYPRRYLDDSFLNKTIACRKCNDTKGDQTPATAFHGDYYEQILQRVERFQGTAREVKLLRFKTEIPPADFTDRQLNDTRYNSRLAAEYLQLLYGGRFDSSGEQRILSPTGQLTGKVRAVWQLNDLLGEEDGQKERQDHRHHAIDAVVIALMTQKQIQRLSQIAGDSEKHHARHFFESIQWPWTNFKNDVAYAVEAINVSHRPTHAIAGPLHAETIYSKNFGTEKKPEHRVRKHISKLTAKEISGDQIVDPHVRTAVQKTWEAKGKPLPAKLWGTEAGNEENFPRLIGQKDSNGGSIIRKVRLKTDAKPRGVGKGVRERNYASGKDSNYASLIYAIVDKDGNEIKWEHEILDRLSAHRLLSANHGKPGEKVLLPNGSEKRKFKFALRKNDMLLAQGPDGQDVLYRVQKFSQDEIQLCEHSLSTVTNETRTPWNRIRSAETLRKFGTHRVVVTLTGEMGAHSEK; via the coding sequence ATGGTCAATGCAATTCCGTATCGTCTGGGTCTCGATCTCGGGGCGTCGTCACTGGGTTGGGCGGTCATTCAGCTCGATCAGCCGGGCGGGCAACCCAATGGAATTCTAGCGGCCGGAGTCCGCATCTTCGAAGCCGGCGTTGAAGGCGATATCGAACAGGGCAAAGACGCCTCGCGGGCAGTTGTCCGCCGCGAAGCCCGTCAGCCGCGGCGGCAACAATGGCGTCGCCAGCGACGGAAACAGAAACTGTTCATCCTGCTGCAACAGCTCGGACTGTTGCCGCCATCCGAGACAAACGATTCGGCCGCCAGAAAATCGCTGCTCGATCAACTCGATGCGCAGTTGACCGAAAAATATGTCCCCGCTGGCGACCACGACAAACGGCAGAAGCTTCCCTACCAGTTGCGGGACATGGCCTCGACCGGCCCTGTGGAAGCCTTCGAACTTGGGCGGGCGCTCTACCACCTCGCCCAGCGCCGCGGCTACCTCAGCAACCGGAAAGGCCAGAGCAAAGACGAGGATGCCGGCCAGGTGCTCAGCGCCATCAGCACGATGGACGAGAAGCTGCAACAGTCGAAGCTCAAATTGGGCGCTTATTTCAATCGCAAAGTGAACCCTCACGAAGAACGCATTCGCCGCCGTTGGCTGGGCCGCAAGCAATACCGCGACGAGTTTGCCGCCATTCGCACCGCTCAGGCAGGCGCTCACTCACAACTGACGAAAGACGTCTGGGACAAAATCGACGATGCCATCTTCTTTCAACGCCCTCTAAAATCCCAGAGCCACCTCATCGGGCGCTGCGAGCTGGAATTCGACAAGCGAAAGAAAGGGCTCAAACGCTCCCCGCTGGCGCTCCCCATCTCACAGGAATTCCGCATTCTGCAGAAGGTCAACGATCTGCGGGTGAAAACCCCTACCCGCAACAACGAGCCGCTCAACGAGAAAGAACGACAGACTCTGTTCGCAGTTCTCAATGAGGCTGGCGAGATCAGTTGGTCGAAGGTGAAAACACTGCTGAAACTGCCGAAGGCCGCGAAGTTTTCACTGGAAGAGTGGGACGACAAACTCATTGGCAACCGCACCAATTCAAAAATGACGCCGGTGTTCGGCCCCCGCTGGCTCGAAATGCCTCTCGAAGAACGAACGGCGATTGCCCAGGAAGTTTTGCACTATCGTAAGCCTGAGGCCCTGCAAAAACGGGCGATGAAAGCCTGGGGACTGGATGAAGCGGCGGCCTACCAACTCGCATTCAAAACGCATCTGGAGCCTGACTACGCCAGCCACAGCCGCAAGGCGATGGAGAAACTGATCGAGGGCGAGCCGGGCGTCGAAGGCCTCAAAGCGGGAGCGTCCTACAGCACGGTCCGGAAGGCGCTTTATCCGGAACGGTTCACCCCCGGAAAAATGCTGGCGGCGTTACCACCTGTCAATCAGTGGAAAGCCGACATTCGCAATCCGGCAGTCATTCGCGCACTGACCGAACTCCGCAAGGTCGTCAACGCTTTGATGAAGAAGTACGGCAAGCCGGAACACATTCACATCGAACTCGCCCGGGACATCCGCAACTCACGTCAGAAACGGAAAGACATTTTTAAGCAGAACCAAGAGAATCAAAAACGCCGACTCAAGGCCGTCGAAGGCATTGTGAAAGAAGGGGGCCTTTCCAACCCGAAGCGTCGCGACATCGAGAAATGGCTACTCGCCGAGGAGTGCAACCGCGAGTGCCCATACTGCGGCAAAACCATTAACATGCGAAAGCTGATGGGGGACGACGCCGAATTCAATGTCGAACACATCTACCCGCGGCGCTATCTGGACGACTCCTTCCTCAACAAGACCATTGCCTGCCGCAAATGCAACGACACGAAGGGGGACCAGACTCCCGCCACTGCGTTCCACGGCGACTACTACGAGCAGATTCTGCAACGAGTCGAACGCTTTCAGGGAACTGCGCGTGAAGTGAAACTGCTGCGGTTTAAGACTGAAATACCGCCGGCTGATTTCACAGATCGCCAGCTCAATGACACCCGATACAACTCCCGCCTCGCCGCGGAGTATCTGCAGTTGCTGTATGGAGGCCGGTTTGACTCTTCTGGAGAGCAGCGAATTCTCTCCCCCACCGGGCAACTCACCGGGAAGGTTCGGGCAGTCTGGCAATTGAACGACTTGCTGGGCGAAGAAGATGGTCAGAAGGAACGGCAGGACCATCGCCACCACGCGATCGATGCCGTGGTCATTGCCCTGATGACCCAGAAGCAGATCCAGCGGCTCTCTCAGATCGCCGGCGACAGTGAGAAGCATCACGCCCGGCATTTCTTCGAGTCGATCCAGTGGCCCTGGACGAATTTCAAGAATGACGTCGCCTATGCCGTCGAAGCGATCAATGTCTCGCACCGTCCCACTCACGCCATCGCCGGGCCGCTGCATGCCGAAACGATCTACAGCAAGAACTTCGGCACCGAGAAGAAGCCGGAACATCGAGTCCGCAAGCACATCAGCAAGCTGACCGCCAAAGAGATCAGCGGCGATCAAATAGTGGATCCCCATGTCCGCACTGCGGTGCAGAAGACATGGGAAGCGAAGGGCAAACCGCTCCCTGCGAAACTCTGGGGAACCGAAGCGGGGAACGAAGAGAATTTCCCCAGGCTGATCGGCCAGAAAGATTCAAATGGCGGCTCCATCATACGCAAGGTCCGCCTGAAGACCGACGCCAAGCCTCGAGGCGTGGGCAAGGGAGTCCGTGAGCGGAACTATGCTTCTGGCAAAGACTCAAACTACGCCAGCCTGATCTACGCGATCGTCGACAAGGACGGCAACGAGATCAAATGGGAACACGAAATCCTCGACCGCCTCTCCGCCCACCGACTGCTATCCGCCAACCACGGAAAGCCCGGCGAGAAAGTGCTGCTGCCGAATGGGTCCGAGAAACGAAAGTTCAAATTCGCCCTGCGAAAGAATGACATGCTCCTGGCCCAAGGGCCGGACGGGCAGGACGTGTTGTACCGGGTGCAGAAGTTTTCTCAGGACGAAATTCAGCTCTGTGAGCACAGTCTGTCAACTGTAACCAATGAAACGAGAACTCCCTGGAACAGAATCCGCTCAGCGGAGACACTTCGAAAATTCGGTACACATCGAGTGGTCGTGACGCTCACAGGCGAGATGGGCGCTCATTCAGAAAAATGA
- the cmk gene encoding (d)CMP kinase: MIVTIDGPAGTGKSTVARRLAEQLRFQFLDTGAMYRMIALKALREQIDPGDQSGIGRLARETVMDLTDGGYLMDGVEVGGEIRTAEVTKAASLVAQIPAVRELLVRRQREIASARNIVCEGRDQGTVAFPHAECKFFLTAQPEERARRRLEELAAQGSQVDFEELLREQSDRDQRDQERAVAPLRPAADALLVDTTALDLDQVVRLLREQILVRVQSAAAQ; this comes from the coding sequence ATGATTGTCACGATTGACGGGCCAGCCGGGACTGGCAAGAGCACGGTCGCCCGGCGACTGGCCGAACAACTGCGGTTTCAGTTTCTCGACACCGGAGCCATGTACCGGATGATTGCGCTCAAGGCGCTCCGCGAGCAGATCGATCCCGGCGACCAGTCAGGCATTGGCCGGCTGGCGCGGGAGACGGTGATGGATCTGACCGACGGCGGCTATCTGATGGACGGCGTCGAGGTGGGGGGCGAGATTCGGACGGCTGAAGTGACGAAAGCGGCGTCGCTGGTCGCGCAGATTCCGGCGGTGCGGGAGCTGCTGGTTCGTCGCCAGCGGGAGATCGCCAGTGCGAGAAACATCGTCTGCGAAGGCCGCGATCAGGGGACGGTGGCGTTTCCGCATGCGGAGTGCAAATTCTTTCTGACCGCGCAGCCGGAAGAACGGGCGCGACGTCGGCTGGAAGAACTGGCGGCGCAAGGAAGTCAGGTCGATTTCGAAGAACTGCTCCGCGAGCAGTCGGATCGCGATCAACGTGATCAGGAACGGGCGGTGGCCCCTTTGCGTCCGGCGGCGGATGCATTGCTGGTCGACACGACGGCGCTGGATCTCGATCAGGTGGTGCGGCTGTTGCGAGAACAGATTCTCGTCCGGGTGCAATCGGCGGCTGCTCAATAA
- a CDS encoding DUF1264 domain-containing protein: MNRRELLGAVGALGASVAMGAGQANADGHGHGAMSDDKMMAPVGNHHLHFCGIHCAKKDPRIQIVTQHYCGGVGDGMHQCLLYDSSAKNARLLGVEYIISDEAFRGLPDVEKKYWHPHTYEVLAGGLIAPGMKPDDEMTFMKALLTTWGKTWHTWPDPTTPIPMGEPLLMWSLTGDGQDDPKVIAARDEEFGVKTAEIRKKRIQGIGYDVPAVPAPKDIDVIGRQWTASGEDKPTKV, from the coding sequence ATGAACCGGCGTGAATTATTGGGTGCGGTGGGAGCTCTCGGCGCGAGCGTGGCCATGGGGGCCGGTCAGGCCAATGCGGACGGTCACGGGCACGGCGCCATGAGCGACGACAAGATGATGGCTCCGGTCGGCAATCATCATCTCCACTTCTGCGGCATTCACTGCGCAAAGAAAGATCCCCGCATTCAGATCGTCACCCAGCATTACTGCGGCGGCGTGGGCGACGGCATGCATCAGTGCCTGCTCTATGATTCGTCTGCCAAGAACGCCCGGCTATTAGGCGTGGAATACATTATCTCCGACGAAGCATTTCGCGGCTTACCCGACGTCGAGAAAAAGTACTGGCACCCGCACACATATGAAGTGCTGGCCGGCGGCTTGATTGCGCCCGGGATGAAGCCGGACGACGAAATGACCTTTATGAAAGCCCTGCTGACCACCTGGGGCAAAACCTGGCACACCTGGCCCGACCCGACGACCCCCATCCCCATGGGGGAACCGCTGCTGATGTGGTCGCTGACCGGCGACGGCCAGGACGACCCGAAAGTGATCGCCGCCCGCGACGAGGAGTTTGGCGTGAAGACCGCCGAGATCCGCAAAAAGCGGATTCAAGGCATCGGCTACGACGTGCCCGCCGTTCCCGCCCCGAAAGACATCGACGTCATCGGCCGACAGTGGACTGCCAGCGGCGAAGATAAACCGACGAAGGTTTAA